A stretch of the Dehalogenimonas sp. THU2 genome encodes the following:
- a CDS encoding D-alanine--D-alanine ligase, which produces MKIGLAYDLKQAIAAPVAGPDDTLEEYDSAETVDLLAAAIRSAGHSAVKLGGGREFLENVLNTSVDFVFNISEGRGAYRSRESQVPAVLEMLGIPYSGADPQTLAIALDKPLTKRILQTAGVTTPKWHVFRTPDDAKNVDWAGFRFPVFVKPAFEGSSKGIRVTSMVATPEQAEEQVSALFESYGQPVMAEEFIDGDEVTCGIIGNLGETGAEPLVLPLRVLPRQKTGPFIYSVEVKRNYKQMVDYEYPARLPQPVLECLKEQALLVYKTLGCRDFSRADFRISADGTPHFLEVNPLPGLSLDSDLFIIATAMGWGHERLIRSVLDAALSRYPQLCG; this is translated from the coding sequence ATGAAAATAGGGCTGGCGTACGATCTTAAACAGGCGATAGCCGCGCCGGTTGCCGGCCCCGACGATACCCTGGAAGAATATGATTCAGCGGAAACGGTAGATCTCCTGGCTGCCGCCATCCGGAGCGCAGGGCATAGCGCCGTCAAGCTGGGCGGCGGGCGTGAGTTTCTGGAAAACGTCCTGAACACCAGCGTCGATTTCGTCTTCAACATCTCGGAGGGGCGGGGGGCGTATCGCAGCCGGGAATCCCAGGTGCCGGCGGTGCTGGAGATGCTCGGCATCCCCTATTCCGGCGCCGATCCCCAGACGCTGGCTATCGCGCTGGATAAACCGCTCACCAAGCGCATCCTGCAAACCGCCGGGGTGACCACGCCCAAATGGCACGTATTCAGAACGCCCGACGATGCCAAAAACGTCGATTGGGCGGGCTTCCGGTTCCCGGTCTTCGTCAAGCCGGCTTTCGAGGGGTCCAGCAAGGGCATCCGCGTCACCTCGATGGTGGCGACGCCGGAACAGGCAGAGGAGCAGGTGTCGGCCCTTTTCGAGAGCTACGGACAGCCGGTGATGGCGGAAGAATTCATCGACGGCGATGAGGTCACCTGCGGCATCATCGGCAACCTGGGTGAAACCGGGGCCGAACCGCTGGTGCTGCCGCTGCGCGTCCTACCGCGGCAGAAAACCGGTCCGTTCATCTATTCCGTGGAAGTTAAAAGAAACTATAAACAAATGGTGGACTACGAGTACCCGGCCAGGCTGCCGCAGCCGGTGTTGGAGTGCCTGAAAGAGCAGGCGCTGCTGGTATATAAGACCCTGGGTTGCCGTGACTTCAGCCGCGCGGACTTCCGCATTTCCGCCGACGGGACGCCCCATTTCCTGGAGGTCAACCCCCTGCCGGGGTTGTCACTCGACAGCGACCTCTTTATCATCGCCACCGCGATGGGCTGGGGCCACGAAAGACTTATCCGGTCGGTTCTCGACGCCGCCCTGTCGAGGTACCCCCAACTATGCGGGTAG